The following proteins come from a genomic window of Shewanella halifaxensis HAW-EB4:
- the adeD gene encoding adenine deaminase yields MSNLMDKHTQKIDPQSLQHMLSVLRLEQLGDLKLTNVSLLDLINGEVIPGPILIDKGHIIAVGQEVDLLAAVRVVDCHGQIAVPGFIDAHMHVESSTMTPFEFERTTLPLGTTSIVCDPHELVNVMGRQGIDWFLRCSETMHQNMFVQISSCVPAVAGLDINGSDFSLDEMAAYREHKHVLGLAEVMDYPAVINGEQAMQDKLTTFNNLNLDGHSPLLSGLSLSAYVACGIQNCHETTNVEEGKEKLAKGMAVIMREGSVAKNLDALAPLITDFSSPYCLLCTDDRNPHEIANEGHINFMVKRLIQQHDIPAYLAYRVASWSAAKHFGLRRLGLIAPGYRADINLVSTLDAVDIQRVLIAGEFVDELTLESELEAKLEASSPPLHNTVKHRPITEAELTIPLKEGEYRVIGVVKDELLTNHLVCHFDGQHFAEPGVNKLAVIERYGHQLPPALSLVKGFDIEQGAIATSVGHDSHNIVVIGADEKSMAHAVNHLLEIGGGFCVVQQGEVTADLMLPLGGIMSLERSEKIAEQISDLKTAVKAIGVSLSEPFVQMSFLSLPVIPSLKMTVKGLFDVDQFKFVSLRVDS; encoded by the coding sequence ATGTCGAATTTAATGGATAAACACACACAGAAAATTGATCCTCAGTCACTGCAGCATATGCTGTCGGTATTGCGGCTGGAGCAACTCGGCGATCTTAAATTAACCAATGTTTCTCTGCTTGATCTTATTAATGGAGAGGTGATCCCAGGACCTATTCTGATTGATAAAGGGCATATCATTGCAGTAGGTCAAGAGGTTGACTTGTTAGCTGCTGTTCGGGTTGTTGACTGTCATGGGCAAATTGCAGTGCCGGGGTTCATTGATGCCCATATGCATGTAGAAAGCTCCACCATGACGCCATTTGAGTTTGAGCGTACGACCTTGCCTCTAGGGACCACAAGTATCGTGTGTGACCCTCATGAATTGGTAAATGTAATGGGTCGTCAGGGAATAGATTGGTTTCTGCGCTGTAGTGAAACCATGCACCAAAATATGTTTGTCCAGATTAGCTCCTGCGTACCCGCAGTTGCCGGATTAGATATCAATGGAAGTGATTTTAGCTTAGATGAGATGGCAGCATACCGAGAGCACAAGCATGTGCTTGGTCTTGCTGAAGTAATGGATTATCCCGCAGTGATCAATGGCGAACAAGCTATGCAGGATAAGCTCACTACCTTTAATAATCTTAATCTTGATGGTCATAGCCCGTTGCTCAGTGGCTTATCTCTGTCTGCATATGTGGCATGCGGCATACAGAACTGCCATGAAACAACCAATGTCGAGGAAGGAAAAGAGAAGCTGGCTAAAGGGATGGCGGTAATTATGCGGGAGGGCTCCGTGGCAAAAAATTTAGATGCCCTAGCGCCTCTAATCACTGACTTTAGTTCACCATATTGTCTGTTATGCACCGATGACCGTAATCCCCATGAAATTGCCAATGAAGGTCATATTAATTTCATGGTGAAACGTTTAATTCAACAGCATGATATACCAGCCTATTTAGCCTATCGAGTCGCATCGTGGTCGGCTGCCAAACATTTTGGCTTGCGTCGCCTCGGGCTTATCGCGCCCGGATATCGAGCCGATATAAACCTAGTATCAACACTAGATGCAGTCGACATTCAACGAGTATTGATCGCTGGTGAGTTTGTTGATGAGTTAACGCTAGAAAGTGAATTAGAAGCAAAGCTCGAGGCATCCTCACCTCCGCTTCATAACACAGTTAAGCATCGTCCTATCACGGAGGCTGAGTTAACGATCCCTTTAAAAGAGGGAGAGTATCGTGTCATCGGTGTAGTGAAAGATGAGTTACTGACTAACCACCTTGTTTGCCATTTTGATGGCCAGCATTTTGCCGAACCGGGTGTGAACAAGCTTGCTGTTATTGAACGATACGGACATCAACTCCCCCCTGCACTGAGTTTAGTTAAAGGGTTTGATATTGAGCAAGGAGCCATCGCCACCAGTGTCGGCCATGATTCCCACAATATTGTGGTGATAGGTGCCGATGAGAAAAGTATGGCTCATGCGGTGAACCACCTGCTGGAGATTGGTGGTGGTTTCTGTGTGGTGCAACAAGGTGAAGTAACAGCCGATCTTATGCTGCCTTTAGGCGGAATAATGAGTTTAGAGCGCTCAGAAAAAATCGCTGAGCAGATCTCAGATCTAAAAACGGCAGTGAAAGCCATTGGCGTTTCTTTAAGTGAGCCCTTTGTTCAGATGAGCTTCCTTAGTCTACCCGTGATCCCATCGCTTAAGATGACGGTCAAAGGCCTATTCGATGTCGATCAGTTTAAGTTTGTCAGTCTACGAGTGGACAGTTGA
- a CDS encoding DUF2797 domain-containing protein, producing MLGTLRKMRSHLDENHVVQYQLPVGEELLDLNLLIGQQLTLTHTGNIFCCSCGKKTKKSYSQGHCYVCMQKLASCDMCIMKPETCHYAAGTCREPSWGEANCFVPHYVYLSNTSGVKVGITRHTQLPTRWIDQGATQGLPIFKVETRLLSGLVETALAKMIADKTNWRTMLKGNADDLDLKQQAETLIPQIAERLKEITAEHGEFAVSQLDETIQTINYPVSEFPTKISSHNFDKNPEVSGILKGIKGQYLIFDTGVINVRKFGSYEVSVNY from the coding sequence ATGCTTGGAACCTTAAGAAAAATGCGCAGCCACTTGGATGAAAACCATGTGGTGCAATACCAACTGCCCGTTGGCGAAGAACTACTGGATCTGAACCTACTCATTGGCCAGCAGCTTACGCTAACTCATACTGGTAACATCTTCTGCTGTAGCTGCGGCAAGAAAACTAAGAAGAGCTACTCACAAGGCCACTGCTATGTGTGTATGCAGAAACTGGCGAGCTGCGATATGTGTATCATGAAGCCAGAAACTTGCCACTATGCAGCAGGCACCTGTCGTGAGCCATCTTGGGGTGAAGCTAACTGCTTCGTGCCGCACTATGTTTACCTGTCTAATACCTCAGGCGTCAAAGTCGGTATTACCCGCCATACACAGCTGCCGACTCGTTGGATAGATCAAGGCGCGACCCAAGGCCTGCCTATTTTTAAGGTTGAGACCCGTCTGCTTTCGGGCCTAGTTGAAACCGCCTTGGCTAAGATGATTGCCGACAAGACTAACTGGCGCACGATGCTCAAGGGCAACGCCGATGATCTTGACCTTAAACAGCAGGCTGAAACCCTTATCCCGCAGATAGCCGAGCGTCTTAAAGAGATCACCGCTGAACACGGCGAGTTTGCGGTATCACAGCTCGATGAGACGATTCAAACCATCAACTATCCAGTGAGTGAGTTTCCAACTAAGATAAGCTCACATAATTTCGATAAAAACCCTGAGGTCTCGGGTATTTTAAAAGGCATAAAAGGCCAATACCTGATCTTCGATACTGGGGTGATTAATGTGCGCAAATTTGGCTCTTATGAAGTGAGCGTGAATTACTAG
- a CDS encoding DUF4136 domain-containing protein, producing MIKKYVLLLLTGLTLIAGCSTTDSVESEMSATRTTMVTTGDLSLLSHSTKAFAWHPNMFAVHASDEVDSQAVIKHMQAAIAQAMLAKGYHLATANELPSVLVGFGVALESEMSDKEILKRAGLVAGLSTEGIDKHYEKGSVLVALFSPHSPMPVWRVLAQGFTDLDNSPLQREERFERLLSAMLKPVPAI from the coding sequence ATGATTAAAAAATATGTCTTACTGCTATTAACCGGGTTAACGCTAATAGCGGGCTGCAGTACCACCGATAGCGTTGAATCTGAGATGTCCGCAACGCGAACGACTATGGTAACGACTGGCGACCTGAGCTTACTCAGTCACTCCACAAAAGCCTTTGCCTGGCACCCTAATATGTTTGCGGTTCACGCTAGTGATGAAGTGGATAGCCAAGCTGTGATCAAGCATATGCAAGCCGCTATTGCTCAAGCGATGCTGGCCAAGGGATACCATTTAGCCACTGCCAATGAGTTACCGAGTGTATTGGTGGGTTTTGGCGTGGCGCTTGAATCTGAGATGAGTGATAAAGAGATCTTGAAAAGAGCGGGCTTAGTCGCAGGTTTATCGACCGAAGGCATTGATAAACACTATGAAAAGGGCTCAGTATTGGTTGCGCTATTTTCTCCCCATAGCCCAATGCCGGTATGGCGCGTTCTTGCTCAAGGGTTTACGGATTTAGATAATAGTCCACTACAGCGAGAAGAGCGATTTGAACGTTTGTTATCCGCTATGCTCAAGCCTGTACCAGCTATTTAG